The following proteins are encoded in a genomic region of Struthio camelus isolate bStrCam1 chromosome 3, bStrCam1.hap1, whole genome shotgun sequence:
- the TMEM151B gene encoding transmembrane protein 151B isoform X1, with protein sequence MSPPASAAAASEGGSSTSVPQEEAEGVREEQRPVKQSLSKSLCRESHWKCLLLSLLMYGCMGAMTWCHVTKVTRLTFDSAYKGKSMMYHDSPCSNGYVYIPLAFLVMLYVVYLVECWHCYTRNELQYKVDVESVHERVQRMQQATPCIWWKAISYHYVRRTRQVTRYRNGDAYTTTQVYHERVNTHVAEAEFDYSNCGVKDISKDLIDLESYPATRLRFTKCFSFANVESENSYLTQRARFFTENEGLDDYMEAREGMHLKNVDFKEYMVAFSDPDNLPWYVSHYVFWVAALLTLSWPLRVLNEYRTSYVHYHVEKLFGFDFVAVTPAEERSFCRRMPRVNTVDSTELEWHIRSNQQLVPSYSEAVLMDLVGLSGCTSYSACRYGGYRQNCERCHRTISSSSIFSRSALSICNGSPRIPFSSSRFSLGRLYGSRRSCLWQSRSGSLNEQSCPTEQTRLSSQVTVEEEDPPPYQDALYFPILIVHRNEGCLNHDHRHLHRNGSCVETSL encoded by the exons atgTCCCCCCCGGCCTCGGCGGCCGCGGCCAGCGAGGGAGGCAGCAGCACGTCGGTGCcgcaggaggaggcggagggggtcCGAGAGGAG CAGCGGCCGGTGAAGCAATCCCTCAGCAAGTCCTTGTGCCGAGAGTCTCACTGGAAATGCCTGCTGCTGTCGCTCCTCATGTATGGCTGCATGGGAGCCATGACCTGGTGCCACGTCACCAAGGTGACGCGTCTGACCTTTGACAGTGCTTACAAGGGCAAGTCCATGATGTACCACGACAGCCCATGCTCCAATGGCTATGTCTACatccccttggccttcctggTGATGCTGTATGTGGTGTACCTGGTGGAGTGTTGGCACTGCTACACCCGCAACGAACTGCAGTACAAGGTAGATGTGGAGAGTGTGCACGAGCGTGTCCAGCGGATGCAGCAGGCAACCCCGTGCATCTGGTGGAAAGCCATCAGCTACCACTATGTCCGGAGGACCCGACAGGTTACCCGCTATCGCAATGGGGATGCCTACACCACCACCCAAGTGTATCATGAGCGGGTCAACACCCATGTGGCAGAGGCCGAATTTGACTATTCCAATTGTGGAGTTAAGGACATCTCCAAGGACCTCATTGACTTAGAGAGCTACCCGGCCACGCGGCTCCGCTTCACCAAGTGTTTCAGCTTTGCCAATGTGGAGTCGGAGAACTCCTACCTGACCCAGCGGGCCCGCTTCTTCACAGAGAATGAGGGCCTGGATGACTACATGGAGGCCAGGGAGGGGATGCACCTCAAAAACGTGGACTTCAAAGAATATATGGTGGCCTTTTCTGACCCAGACAACCTGCCTTGGTATGTATCCCACTACGTCTTTTGGGTGGCCGCCCTGCTGACCCTATCCTGGCCCCTACGGGTGCTAAATGAGTATCGCACCTCCTATGTCCACTACCACGTGGAGAAACTCTTTGGGTTTGACTTTGTGGCGGTGACACCGGCTGAGGAGCGCTCCTTCTGCCGGAGAATGCCCCGCGTCAACACGGTGGACAGCACCGAGCTGGAGTGGCACATCCGGTCCAACCAGCAGCTGGTACCCAGCTACTCGGAAGCGGTCCTGATGGACTTGGTGGGGCTCTCTGGCTGCACTAGCTACTCCGCTTGCCGGTACGGGGGCTATCGGCAGAACTGCGAGCGGTGTCACAGGACTATAAGCAGCTCTTCCATCTTCTCCCGCAGCGCCCTGAGCATCTGCAATGGCAGCCCCAGGATCCCCTTCAGCAGCAGCCGCTTCTCGCTGGGTCGCCTGTATGGCTCGCGACGCAGCTGCCTCTGGCAGAGCCGGAGCGGGAGCCTGAACGAGCAGAGCTGCCCGACGGAGCAGACCCGCCTCTCTAGTCAGGTTACTGTGGAGGAGGAAGACCCCCCTCCTTACCAGGACGCCCTCTACTTCCCCATCCTCATTGTGCACCGCAACGAAGGCTGCCTGAACCATGACCACCGTCACCTCCACCGCAATGGATCTTGTGTGGAGACCTCACTGTGA
- the TMEM151B gene encoding transmembrane protein 151B isoform X3: MYGCMGAMTWCHVTKVTRLTFDSAYKGKSMMYHDSPCSNGYVYIPLAFLVMLYVVYLVECWHCYTRNELQYKVDVESVHERVQRMQQATPCIWWKAISYHYVRRTRQVTRYRNGDAYTTTQVYHERVNTHVAEAEFDYSNCGVKDISKDLIDLESYPATRLRFTKCFSFANVESENSYLTQRARFFTENEGLDDYMEAREGMHLKNVDFKEYMVAFSDPDNLPWYVSHYVFWVAALLTLSWPLRVLNEYRTSYVHYHVEKLFGFDFVAVTPAEERSFCRRMPRVNTVDSTELEWHIRSNQQLVPSYSEAVLMDLVGLSGCTSYSACRYGGYRQNCERCHRTISSSSIFSRSALSICNGSPRIPFSSSRFSLGRLYGSRRSCLWQSRSGSLNEQSCPTEQTRLSSQVTVEEEDPPPYQDALYFPILIVHRNEGCLNHDHRHLHRNGSCVETSL, encoded by the coding sequence ATGTATGGCTGCATGGGAGCCATGACCTGGTGCCACGTCACCAAGGTGACGCGTCTGACCTTTGACAGTGCTTACAAGGGCAAGTCCATGATGTACCACGACAGCCCATGCTCCAATGGCTATGTCTACatccccttggccttcctggTGATGCTGTATGTGGTGTACCTGGTGGAGTGTTGGCACTGCTACACCCGCAACGAACTGCAGTACAAGGTAGATGTGGAGAGTGTGCACGAGCGTGTCCAGCGGATGCAGCAGGCAACCCCGTGCATCTGGTGGAAAGCCATCAGCTACCACTATGTCCGGAGGACCCGACAGGTTACCCGCTATCGCAATGGGGATGCCTACACCACCACCCAAGTGTATCATGAGCGGGTCAACACCCATGTGGCAGAGGCCGAATTTGACTATTCCAATTGTGGAGTTAAGGACATCTCCAAGGACCTCATTGACTTAGAGAGCTACCCGGCCACGCGGCTCCGCTTCACCAAGTGTTTCAGCTTTGCCAATGTGGAGTCGGAGAACTCCTACCTGACCCAGCGGGCCCGCTTCTTCACAGAGAATGAGGGCCTGGATGACTACATGGAGGCCAGGGAGGGGATGCACCTCAAAAACGTGGACTTCAAAGAATATATGGTGGCCTTTTCTGACCCAGACAACCTGCCTTGGTATGTATCCCACTACGTCTTTTGGGTGGCCGCCCTGCTGACCCTATCCTGGCCCCTACGGGTGCTAAATGAGTATCGCACCTCCTATGTCCACTACCACGTGGAGAAACTCTTTGGGTTTGACTTTGTGGCGGTGACACCGGCTGAGGAGCGCTCCTTCTGCCGGAGAATGCCCCGCGTCAACACGGTGGACAGCACCGAGCTGGAGTGGCACATCCGGTCCAACCAGCAGCTGGTACCCAGCTACTCGGAAGCGGTCCTGATGGACTTGGTGGGGCTCTCTGGCTGCACTAGCTACTCCGCTTGCCGGTACGGGGGCTATCGGCAGAACTGCGAGCGGTGTCACAGGACTATAAGCAGCTCTTCCATCTTCTCCCGCAGCGCCCTGAGCATCTGCAATGGCAGCCCCAGGATCCCCTTCAGCAGCAGCCGCTTCTCGCTGGGTCGCCTGTATGGCTCGCGACGCAGCTGCCTCTGGCAGAGCCGGAGCGGGAGCCTGAACGAGCAGAGCTGCCCGACGGAGCAGACCCGCCTCTCTAGTCAGGTTACTGTGGAGGAGGAAGACCCCCCTCCTTACCAGGACGCCCTCTACTTCCCCATCCTCATTGTGCACCGCAACGAAGGCTGCCTGAACCATGACCACCGTCACCTCCACCGCAATGGATCTTGTGTGGAGACCTCACTGTGA
- the TMEM151B gene encoding transmembrane protein 151B isoform X2, with translation MWEGQCYPGLQRPVKQSLSKSLCRESHWKCLLLSLLMYGCMGAMTWCHVTKVTRLTFDSAYKGKSMMYHDSPCSNGYVYIPLAFLVMLYVVYLVECWHCYTRNELQYKVDVESVHERVQRMQQATPCIWWKAISYHYVRRTRQVTRYRNGDAYTTTQVYHERVNTHVAEAEFDYSNCGVKDISKDLIDLESYPATRLRFTKCFSFANVESENSYLTQRARFFTENEGLDDYMEAREGMHLKNVDFKEYMVAFSDPDNLPWYVSHYVFWVAALLTLSWPLRVLNEYRTSYVHYHVEKLFGFDFVAVTPAEERSFCRRMPRVNTVDSTELEWHIRSNQQLVPSYSEAVLMDLVGLSGCTSYSACRYGGYRQNCERCHRTISSSSIFSRSALSICNGSPRIPFSSSRFSLGRLYGSRRSCLWQSRSGSLNEQSCPTEQTRLSSQVTVEEEDPPPYQDALYFPILIVHRNEGCLNHDHRHLHRNGSCVETSL, from the exons ATGTGGGAAGGGCAGTGTTACCCTGGCTTG CAGCGGCCGGTGAAGCAATCCCTCAGCAAGTCCTTGTGCCGAGAGTCTCACTGGAAATGCCTGCTGCTGTCGCTCCTCATGTATGGCTGCATGGGAGCCATGACCTGGTGCCACGTCACCAAGGTGACGCGTCTGACCTTTGACAGTGCTTACAAGGGCAAGTCCATGATGTACCACGACAGCCCATGCTCCAATGGCTATGTCTACatccccttggccttcctggTGATGCTGTATGTGGTGTACCTGGTGGAGTGTTGGCACTGCTACACCCGCAACGAACTGCAGTACAAGGTAGATGTGGAGAGTGTGCACGAGCGTGTCCAGCGGATGCAGCAGGCAACCCCGTGCATCTGGTGGAAAGCCATCAGCTACCACTATGTCCGGAGGACCCGACAGGTTACCCGCTATCGCAATGGGGATGCCTACACCACCACCCAAGTGTATCATGAGCGGGTCAACACCCATGTGGCAGAGGCCGAATTTGACTATTCCAATTGTGGAGTTAAGGACATCTCCAAGGACCTCATTGACTTAGAGAGCTACCCGGCCACGCGGCTCCGCTTCACCAAGTGTTTCAGCTTTGCCAATGTGGAGTCGGAGAACTCCTACCTGACCCAGCGGGCCCGCTTCTTCACAGAGAATGAGGGCCTGGATGACTACATGGAGGCCAGGGAGGGGATGCACCTCAAAAACGTGGACTTCAAAGAATATATGGTGGCCTTTTCTGACCCAGACAACCTGCCTTGGTATGTATCCCACTACGTCTTTTGGGTGGCCGCCCTGCTGACCCTATCCTGGCCCCTACGGGTGCTAAATGAGTATCGCACCTCCTATGTCCACTACCACGTGGAGAAACTCTTTGGGTTTGACTTTGTGGCGGTGACACCGGCTGAGGAGCGCTCCTTCTGCCGGAGAATGCCCCGCGTCAACACGGTGGACAGCACCGAGCTGGAGTGGCACATCCGGTCCAACCAGCAGCTGGTACCCAGCTACTCGGAAGCGGTCCTGATGGACTTGGTGGGGCTCTCTGGCTGCACTAGCTACTCCGCTTGCCGGTACGGGGGCTATCGGCAGAACTGCGAGCGGTGTCACAGGACTATAAGCAGCTCTTCCATCTTCTCCCGCAGCGCCCTGAGCATCTGCAATGGCAGCCCCAGGATCCCCTTCAGCAGCAGCCGCTTCTCGCTGGGTCGCCTGTATGGCTCGCGACGCAGCTGCCTCTGGCAGAGCCGGAGCGGGAGCCTGAACGAGCAGAGCTGCCCGACGGAGCAGACCCGCCTCTCTAGTCAGGTTACTGTGGAGGAGGAAGACCCCCCTCCTTACCAGGACGCCCTCTACTTCCCCATCCTCATTGTGCACCGCAACGAAGGCTGCCTGAACCATGACCACCGTCACCTCCACCGCAATGGATCTTGTGTGGAGACCTCACTGTGA